In Plodia interpunctella isolate USDA-ARS_2022_Savannah chromosome 19, ilPloInte3.2, whole genome shotgun sequence, a genomic segment contains:
- the B52 gene encoding serine-arginine protein 55 isoform X9, with translation MKKMVGSRVYVGGLPFGVRDRDLEKFFKGFGRIRDILIKNGYGFVEFEDYRDADDAVYELNGKELLGERVVVEPARGIDRSADRYRRDRYYERDRGRSRYDDYNYRYGPPTRTEYRLIVENLSSRISWQDLKDYMRQAGEVTYADAHKQHRNEGVVEFATHSDMRAAIEKLDGTELNGRRIKLVENRRTSRRRSRSSSSRSRSRSRSRDRRRSRSRRSSRSRSRSKSRPKSKSPAAKSRSRSRSKDRSRSKSRSRSASRRSDRRSESRKSADRNGRSSRSKSKSKSRSPKADSKERSRSRSKEASPKRDEERRASKSRSRSRSRSRSRDRSGSRGRSGSRSRSRSASPRQNGNGQNRGSTDRSPRSGD, from the exons ATGAAG AAAATGGTGGGATCCAGGGTGTATGTTGGTGGTCTGCCCTTTGGGGTCAGAGACAGAGATTTGGAGAAATTCTTCAAAGGCTTCGGCAGGATCAGAGATATTCTTATCAAGAATGGTTATGGATTTGtg GAGTTTGAAGACTACAGAGATGCAGATGATGCAGTTTACGAGCTAAATGGAAAAGAACTGCTTGGAGAAAG GGTCGTGGTGGAGCCGGCGAGGGGAATCGACCGCAGTGCAGACAGATACCGCCGCGACCGTTACTACGAGCGCGACCGCGGGCGGTCGCGATACGA TGACTACAACTATAGATATGGACCGCCGACGCGCACCGAGTATCGACTTATCGTCGAAAATCTGTCTAGCCGCATAAGCTGGCAG GACCTGAAGGATTACATGCGTCAGGCTGGGGAGGTTACCTATGCTGACGCACACAAACAGCACAGAAATGAGGG CGTGGTAGAATTCGCGACGCACTCGGACATGCGCGCGGCAATCGAGAAGCTGGACGGCACGGAGCTGAACGGGCGCCGCATCAAGCTGGTGGAGAACCGCCGCACGTCGCGCCGTCGCAGCCGCTCGTCCTCCTCCCGCAGTCGCTCGCGCTCGCGCTCCCGCGACCGCCGCCGCTCGAG ATCGCGCCGCTCGTCGCGCAGCCGGTCCAGGTCTAAGTCGCGCCCGAAGAGCAAGAGCCCCGCGGCCAAGTCGAGGTCCAGGTCGCGCTCAAA GGACCGCAGTCGCTCCAAATCCCGATCCCGGTCCGCCTCGCGTAGATCCGACCGCCGGTCCGAATCCCGCAAGTCTGCAGACAGGAACGGTCGCTCCTCCCGCTCCAAGTCAAAGTCAAAGTCCAGGTCGCCCAAAGCTGACTCCAA GGAAAGGTCCCGTTCGCGCAGCAAGGAGGCGTCGCCAAAGCGTGACGAAGAACGTCGCGCCAGCAAGTCGCGCTCTCGCTCCCGGTCCCGGTCCCGGTCCCGCGACCGCTCCGGCTCACGCGGCCGCTCCGGGTCCCGCTCCCGCTCCCGCTCCGCCTCGCCCCGACAAAACGGAAACGGCCAAAACCGCGGTAGCACCGATCGCTCCCCTCGTAGCGGAGACTAA
- the B52 gene encoding serine-arginine protein 55 isoform X14 encodes MKKMVGSRVYVGGLPFGVRDRDLEKFFKGFGRIRDILIKNGYGFVEFEDYRDADDAVYELNGKELLGERVSVERARGMPRGSDRWRCRDQPPPPPRRPPPRRDNAGTKSSDYNYRYGPPTRTEYRLIVENLSSRISWQDLKDYMRQAGEVTYADAHKQHRNEGVVEFATHSDMRAAIEKLDGTELNGRRIKLVENRRTSRRRSRSSSSRSRSRSRSRDRRRSSRSRSKSRPKSKSPAAKSRSRSRSKERSRSRSKEASPKRDEERRASKSRSRSRSRSRSRDRSGSRGRSGSRSRSRSASPRQNGNGQNRGSTDRSPRSGD; translated from the exons ATGAAG AAAATGGTGGGATCCAGGGTGTATGTTGGTGGTCTGCCCTTTGGGGTCAGAGACAGAGATTTGGAGAAATTCTTCAAAGGCTTCGGCAGGATCAGAGATATTCTTATCAAGAATGGTTATGGATTTGtg GAGTTTGAAGACTACAGAGATGCAGATGATGCAGTTTACGAGCTAAATGGAAAAGAACTGCTTGGAGAAAG GGTGTCGGTGGAGCGGGCGCGGGGCATGCCTCGGGGGTCGGACCGCTGGCGCTGCCGCGAccagccgccgccgccgccgcgacGCCCGCCGCCGAGACGCGACAA CGCTGGGACAAAGAG CAGTGACTACAACTATAGATATGGACCGCCGACGCGCACCGAGTATCGACTTATCGTCGAAAATCTGTCTAGCCGCATAAGCTGGCAG GACCTGAAGGATTACATGCGTCAGGCTGGGGAGGTTACCTATGCTGACGCACACAAACAGCACAGAAATGAGGG CGTGGTAGAATTCGCGACGCACTCGGACATGCGCGCGGCAATCGAGAAGCTGGACGGCACGGAGCTGAACGGGCGCCGCATCAAGCTGGTGGAGAACCGCCGCACGTCGCGCCGTCGCAGCCGCTCGTCCTCCTCCCGCAGTCGCTCGCGCTCGCGCTCCCGCGACCGCCGCCGCTCGAG CCGGTCCAGGTCTAAGTCGCGCCCGAAGAGCAAGAGCCCCGCGGCCAAGTCGAGGTCCAGGTCGCGCTCAAA GGAAAGGTCCCGTTCGCGCAGCAAGGAGGCGTCGCCAAAGCGTGACGAAGAACGTCGCGCCAGCAAGTCGCGCTCTCGCTCCCGGTCCCGGTCCCGGTCCCGCGACCGCTCCGGCTCACGCGGCCGCTCCGGGTCCCGCTCCCGCTCCCGCTCCGCCTCGCCCCGACAAAACGGAAACGGCCAAAACCGCGGTAGCACCGATCGCTCCCCTCGTAGCGGAGACTAA
- the B52 gene encoding serine-arginine protein 55 isoform X8, with amino-acid sequence MKKMVGSRVYVGGLPFGVRDRDLEKFFKGFGRIRDILIKNGYGFVEFEDYRDADDAVYELNGKELLGERVVVEPARGIDRSADRYRRDRYYERDRGRSRYDSDYNYRYGPPTRTEYRLIVENLSSRISWQDLKDYMRQAGEVTYADAHKQHRNEGVVEFATHSDMRAAIEKLDGTELNGRRIKLVENRRTSRRRSRSSSSRSRSRSRSRDRRRSRSRRSSRSRSRSKSRPKSKSPAAKSRSRSRSKDRSRSKSRSRSASRRSDRRSESRKSADRNGRSSRSKSKSKSRSPKADSKERSRSRSKEASPKRDEERRASKSRSRSRSRSRSRDRSGSRGRSGSRSRSRSASPRQNGNGQNRGSTDRSPRSGD; translated from the exons ATGAAG AAAATGGTGGGATCCAGGGTGTATGTTGGTGGTCTGCCCTTTGGGGTCAGAGACAGAGATTTGGAGAAATTCTTCAAAGGCTTCGGCAGGATCAGAGATATTCTTATCAAGAATGGTTATGGATTTGtg GAGTTTGAAGACTACAGAGATGCAGATGATGCAGTTTACGAGCTAAATGGAAAAGAACTGCTTGGAGAAAG GGTCGTGGTGGAGCCGGCGAGGGGAATCGACCGCAGTGCAGACAGATACCGCCGCGACCGTTACTACGAGCGCGACCGCGGGCGGTCGCGATACGA CAGTGACTACAACTATAGATATGGACCGCCGACGCGCACCGAGTATCGACTTATCGTCGAAAATCTGTCTAGCCGCATAAGCTGGCAG GACCTGAAGGATTACATGCGTCAGGCTGGGGAGGTTACCTATGCTGACGCACACAAACAGCACAGAAATGAGGG CGTGGTAGAATTCGCGACGCACTCGGACATGCGCGCGGCAATCGAGAAGCTGGACGGCACGGAGCTGAACGGGCGCCGCATCAAGCTGGTGGAGAACCGCCGCACGTCGCGCCGTCGCAGCCGCTCGTCCTCCTCCCGCAGTCGCTCGCGCTCGCGCTCCCGCGACCGCCGCCGCTCGAG ATCGCGCCGCTCGTCGCGCAGCCGGTCCAGGTCTAAGTCGCGCCCGAAGAGCAAGAGCCCCGCGGCCAAGTCGAGGTCCAGGTCGCGCTCAAA GGACCGCAGTCGCTCCAAATCCCGATCCCGGTCCGCCTCGCGTAGATCCGACCGCCGGTCCGAATCCCGCAAGTCTGCAGACAGGAACGGTCGCTCCTCCCGCTCCAAGTCAAAGTCAAAGTCCAGGTCGCCCAAAGCTGACTCCAA GGAAAGGTCCCGTTCGCGCAGCAAGGAGGCGTCGCCAAAGCGTGACGAAGAACGTCGCGCCAGCAAGTCGCGCTCTCGCTCCCGGTCCCGGTCCCGGTCCCGCGACCGCTCCGGCTCACGCGGCCGCTCCGGGTCCCGCTCCCGCTCCCGCTCCGCCTCGCCCCGACAAAACGGAAACGGCCAAAACCGCGGTAGCACCGATCGCTCCCCTCGTAGCGGAGACTAA
- the B52 gene encoding serine-arginine protein 55 isoform X6 gives MVGSRVYVGGLPFGVRDRDLEKFFKGFGRIRDILIKNGYGFVEFEDYRDADDAVYELNGKELLGERVVVEPARGIDRSADRYRRDRYYERDRGRSRYDAGTKSSDYNYRYGPPTRTEYRLIVENLSSRISWQDLKDYMRQAGEVTYADAHKQHRNEGVVEFATHSDMRAAIEKLDGTELNGRRIKLVENRRTSRRRSRSSSSRSRSRSRSRDRRRSRSRRSSRSRSRSKSRPKSKSPAAKSRSRSRSKDRSRSKSRSRSASRRSDRRSESRKSADRNGRSSRSKSKSKSRSPKADSKERSRSRSKEASPKRDEERRASKSRSRSRSRSRSRDRSGSRGRSGSRSRSRSASPRQNGNGQNRGSTDRSPRSGD, from the exons ATGGTGGGATCCAGGGTGTATGTTGGTGGTCTGCCCTTTGGGGTCAGAGACAGAGATTTGGAGAAATTCTTCAAAGGCTTCGGCAGGATCAGAGATATTCTTATCAAGAATGGTTATGGATTTGtg GAGTTTGAAGACTACAGAGATGCAGATGATGCAGTTTACGAGCTAAATGGAAAAGAACTGCTTGGAGAAAG GGTCGTGGTGGAGCCGGCGAGGGGAATCGACCGCAGTGCAGACAGATACCGCCGCGACCGTTACTACGAGCGCGACCGCGGGCGGTCGCGATACGA CGCTGGGACAAAGAG CAGTGACTACAACTATAGATATGGACCGCCGACGCGCACCGAGTATCGACTTATCGTCGAAAATCTGTCTAGCCGCATAAGCTGGCAG GACCTGAAGGATTACATGCGTCAGGCTGGGGAGGTTACCTATGCTGACGCACACAAACAGCACAGAAATGAGGG CGTGGTAGAATTCGCGACGCACTCGGACATGCGCGCGGCAATCGAGAAGCTGGACGGCACGGAGCTGAACGGGCGCCGCATCAAGCTGGTGGAGAACCGCCGCACGTCGCGCCGTCGCAGCCGCTCGTCCTCCTCCCGCAGTCGCTCGCGCTCGCGCTCCCGCGACCGCCGCCGCTCGAG ATCGCGCCGCTCGTCGCGCAGCCGGTCCAGGTCTAAGTCGCGCCCGAAGAGCAAGAGCCCCGCGGCCAAGTCGAGGTCCAGGTCGCGCTCAAA GGACCGCAGTCGCTCCAAATCCCGATCCCGGTCCGCCTCGCGTAGATCCGACCGCCGGTCCGAATCCCGCAAGTCTGCAGACAGGAACGGTCGCTCCTCCCGCTCCAAGTCAAAGTCAAAGTCCAGGTCGCCCAAAGCTGACTCCAA GGAAAGGTCCCGTTCGCGCAGCAAGGAGGCGTCGCCAAAGCGTGACGAAGAACGTCGCGCCAGCAAGTCGCGCTCTCGCTCCCGGTCCCGGTCCCGGTCCCGCGACCGCTCCGGCTCACGCGGCCGCTCCGGGTCCCGCTCCCGCTCCCGCTCCGCCTCGCCCCGACAAAACGGAAACGGCCAAAACCGCGGTAGCACCGATCGCTCCCCTCGTAGCGGAGACTAA
- the B52 gene encoding serine-arginine protein 55 isoform X4 gives MVGSRVYVGGLPFGVRDRDLEKFFKGFGRIRDILIKNGYGFVEFEDYRDADDAVYELNGKELLGERVSVERARGMPRGSDRWRCRDQPPPPPRRPPPRRDNAGTKSSDYNYRYGPPTRTEYRLIVENLSSRISWQDLKDYMRQAGEVTYADAHKQHRNEGVVEFATHSDMRAAIEKLDGTELNGRRIKLVENRRTSRRRSRSSSSRSRSRSRSRDRRRSRSRRSSRSRSRSKSRPKSKSPAAKSRSRSRSKDRSRSKSRSRSASRRSDRRSESRKSADRNGRSSRSKSKSKSRSPKADSKERSRSRSKEASPKRDEERRASKSRSRSRSRSRSRDRSGSRGRSGSRSRSRSASPRQNGNGQNRGSTDRSPRSGD, from the exons ATGGTGGGATCCAGGGTGTATGTTGGTGGTCTGCCCTTTGGGGTCAGAGACAGAGATTTGGAGAAATTCTTCAAAGGCTTCGGCAGGATCAGAGATATTCTTATCAAGAATGGTTATGGATTTGtg GAGTTTGAAGACTACAGAGATGCAGATGATGCAGTTTACGAGCTAAATGGAAAAGAACTGCTTGGAGAAAG GGTGTCGGTGGAGCGGGCGCGGGGCATGCCTCGGGGGTCGGACCGCTGGCGCTGCCGCGAccagccgccgccgccgccgcgacGCCCGCCGCCGAGACGCGACAA CGCTGGGACAAAGAG CAGTGACTACAACTATAGATATGGACCGCCGACGCGCACCGAGTATCGACTTATCGTCGAAAATCTGTCTAGCCGCATAAGCTGGCAG GACCTGAAGGATTACATGCGTCAGGCTGGGGAGGTTACCTATGCTGACGCACACAAACAGCACAGAAATGAGGG CGTGGTAGAATTCGCGACGCACTCGGACATGCGCGCGGCAATCGAGAAGCTGGACGGCACGGAGCTGAACGGGCGCCGCATCAAGCTGGTGGAGAACCGCCGCACGTCGCGCCGTCGCAGCCGCTCGTCCTCCTCCCGCAGTCGCTCGCGCTCGCGCTCCCGCGACCGCCGCCGCTCGAG ATCGCGCCGCTCGTCGCGCAGCCGGTCCAGGTCTAAGTCGCGCCCGAAGAGCAAGAGCCCCGCGGCCAAGTCGAGGTCCAGGTCGCGCTCAAA GGACCGCAGTCGCTCCAAATCCCGATCCCGGTCCGCCTCGCGTAGATCCGACCGCCGGTCCGAATCCCGCAAGTCTGCAGACAGGAACGGTCGCTCCTCCCGCTCCAAGTCAAAGTCAAAGTCCAGGTCGCCCAAAGCTGACTCCAA GGAAAGGTCCCGTTCGCGCAGCAAGGAGGCGTCGCCAAAGCGTGACGAAGAACGTCGCGCCAGCAAGTCGCGCTCTCGCTCCCGGTCCCGGTCCCGGTCCCGCGACCGCTCCGGCTCACGCGGCCGCTCCGGGTCCCGCTCCCGCTCCCGCTCCGCCTCGCCCCGACAAAACGGAAACGGCCAAAACCGCGGTAGCACCGATCGCTCCCCTCGTAGCGGAGACTAA
- the B52 gene encoding serine-arginine protein 55 isoform X13, with product MKKMVGSRVYVGGLPFGVRDRDLEKFFKGFGRIRDILIKNGYGFVEFEDYRDADDAVYELNGKELLGERVSVERARGMPRGSDRWRCRDQPPPPPRRPPPRRDNAGTKSSDYNYRYGPPTRTEYRLIVENLSSRISWQDLKDYMRQAGEVTYADAHKQHRNEGVVEFATHSDMRAAIEKLDGTELNGRRIKLVENRRTSRRRSRSSSSRSRSRSRSRDRRRSSRSRSKSRPKSKSPAAKSRSRSRSKPTANPRERSRSRSKEASPKRDEERRASKSRSRSRSRSRSRDRSGSRGRSGSRSRSRSASPRQNGNGQNRGSTDRSPRSGD from the exons ATGAAG AAAATGGTGGGATCCAGGGTGTATGTTGGTGGTCTGCCCTTTGGGGTCAGAGACAGAGATTTGGAGAAATTCTTCAAAGGCTTCGGCAGGATCAGAGATATTCTTATCAAGAATGGTTATGGATTTGtg GAGTTTGAAGACTACAGAGATGCAGATGATGCAGTTTACGAGCTAAATGGAAAAGAACTGCTTGGAGAAAG GGTGTCGGTGGAGCGGGCGCGGGGCATGCCTCGGGGGTCGGACCGCTGGCGCTGCCGCGAccagccgccgccgccgccgcgacGCCCGCCGCCGAGACGCGACAA CGCTGGGACAAAGAG CAGTGACTACAACTATAGATATGGACCGCCGACGCGCACCGAGTATCGACTTATCGTCGAAAATCTGTCTAGCCGCATAAGCTGGCAG GACCTGAAGGATTACATGCGTCAGGCTGGGGAGGTTACCTATGCTGACGCACACAAACAGCACAGAAATGAGGG CGTGGTAGAATTCGCGACGCACTCGGACATGCGCGCGGCAATCGAGAAGCTGGACGGCACGGAGCTGAACGGGCGCCGCATCAAGCTGGTGGAGAACCGCCGCACGTCGCGCCGTCGCAGCCGCTCGTCCTCCTCCCGCAGTCGCTCGCGCTCGCGCTCCCGCGACCGCCGCCGCTCGAG CCGGTCCAGGTCTAAGTCGCGCCCGAAGAGCAAGAGCCCCGCGGCCAAGTCGAGGTCCAGGTCGCGCTCAAA ACCGACCGCCAATCCAAG GGAAAGGTCCCGTTCGCGCAGCAAGGAGGCGTCGCCAAAGCGTGACGAAGAACGTCGCGCCAGCAAGTCGCGCTCTCGCTCCCGGTCCCGGTCCCGGTCCCGCGACCGCTCCGGCTCACGCGGCCGCTCCGGGTCCCGCTCCCGCTCCCGCTCCGCCTCGCCCCGACAAAACGGAAACGGCCAAAACCGCGGTAGCACCGATCGCTCCCCTCGTAGCGGAGACTAA
- the B52 gene encoding serine-arginine protein 55 isoform X12 codes for MKKMVGSRVYVGGLPFGVRDRDLEKFFKGFGRIRDILIKNGYGFVEFEDYRDADDAVYELNGKELLGERVSVERARGMPRGSDRWRCRDQPPPPPRRPPPRRDNAGTKSSDYNYRYGPPTRTEYRLIVENLSSRISWQDLKDYMRQAGEVTYADAHKQHRNEGVVEFATHSDMRAAIEKLDGTELNGRRIKLVENRRTSRRRSRSSSSRSRSRSRSRDRRRSRSRRSSRSRSRSKSRPKSKSPAAKSRSRSRSKERSRSRSKEASPKRDEERRASKSRSRSRSRSRSRDRSGSRGRSGSRSRSRSASPRQNGNGQNRGSTDRSPRSGD; via the exons ATGAAG AAAATGGTGGGATCCAGGGTGTATGTTGGTGGTCTGCCCTTTGGGGTCAGAGACAGAGATTTGGAGAAATTCTTCAAAGGCTTCGGCAGGATCAGAGATATTCTTATCAAGAATGGTTATGGATTTGtg GAGTTTGAAGACTACAGAGATGCAGATGATGCAGTTTACGAGCTAAATGGAAAAGAACTGCTTGGAGAAAG GGTGTCGGTGGAGCGGGCGCGGGGCATGCCTCGGGGGTCGGACCGCTGGCGCTGCCGCGAccagccgccgccgccgccgcgacGCCCGCCGCCGAGACGCGACAA CGCTGGGACAAAGAG CAGTGACTACAACTATAGATATGGACCGCCGACGCGCACCGAGTATCGACTTATCGTCGAAAATCTGTCTAGCCGCATAAGCTGGCAG GACCTGAAGGATTACATGCGTCAGGCTGGGGAGGTTACCTATGCTGACGCACACAAACAGCACAGAAATGAGGG CGTGGTAGAATTCGCGACGCACTCGGACATGCGCGCGGCAATCGAGAAGCTGGACGGCACGGAGCTGAACGGGCGCCGCATCAAGCTGGTGGAGAACCGCCGCACGTCGCGCCGTCGCAGCCGCTCGTCCTCCTCCCGCAGTCGCTCGCGCTCGCGCTCCCGCGACCGCCGCCGCTCGAG ATCGCGCCGCTCGTCGCGCAGCCGGTCCAGGTCTAAGTCGCGCCCGAAGAGCAAGAGCCCCGCGGCCAAGTCGAGGTCCAGGTCGCGCTCAAA GGAAAGGTCCCGTTCGCGCAGCAAGGAGGCGTCGCCAAAGCGTGACGAAGAACGTCGCGCCAGCAAGTCGCGCTCTCGCTCCCGGTCCCGGTCCCGGTCCCGCGACCGCTCCGGCTCACGCGGCCGCTCCGGGTCCCGCTCCCGCTCCCGCTCCGCCTCGCCCCGACAAAACGGAAACGGCCAAAACCGCGGTAGCACCGATCGCTCCCCTCGTAGCGGAGACTAA
- the B52 gene encoding serine-arginine protein 55 isoform X5: MKKMVGSRVYVGGLPFGVRDRDLEKFFKGFGRIRDILIKNGYGFVEFEDYRDADDAVYELNGKELLGERVVVEPARGIDRSADRYRRDRYYERDRGRSRYDAGTKSDYNYRYGPPTRTEYRLIVENLSSRISWQDLKDYMRQAGEVTYADAHKQHRNEGVVEFATHSDMRAAIEKLDGTELNGRRIKLVENRRTSRRRSRSSSSRSRSRSRSRDRRRSRSRRSSRSRSRSKSRPKSKSPAAKSRSRSRSKDRSRSKSRSRSASRRSDRRSESRKSADRNGRSSRSKSKSKSRSPKADSKERSRSRSKEASPKRDEERRASKSRSRSRSRSRSRDRSGSRGRSGSRSRSRSASPRQNGNGQNRGSTDRSPRSGD, from the exons ATGAAG AAAATGGTGGGATCCAGGGTGTATGTTGGTGGTCTGCCCTTTGGGGTCAGAGACAGAGATTTGGAGAAATTCTTCAAAGGCTTCGGCAGGATCAGAGATATTCTTATCAAGAATGGTTATGGATTTGtg GAGTTTGAAGACTACAGAGATGCAGATGATGCAGTTTACGAGCTAAATGGAAAAGAACTGCTTGGAGAAAG GGTCGTGGTGGAGCCGGCGAGGGGAATCGACCGCAGTGCAGACAGATACCGCCGCGACCGTTACTACGAGCGCGACCGCGGGCGGTCGCGATACGA CGCTGGGACAAAGAG TGACTACAACTATAGATATGGACCGCCGACGCGCACCGAGTATCGACTTATCGTCGAAAATCTGTCTAGCCGCATAAGCTGGCAG GACCTGAAGGATTACATGCGTCAGGCTGGGGAGGTTACCTATGCTGACGCACACAAACAGCACAGAAATGAGGG CGTGGTAGAATTCGCGACGCACTCGGACATGCGCGCGGCAATCGAGAAGCTGGACGGCACGGAGCTGAACGGGCGCCGCATCAAGCTGGTGGAGAACCGCCGCACGTCGCGCCGTCGCAGCCGCTCGTCCTCCTCCCGCAGTCGCTCGCGCTCGCGCTCCCGCGACCGCCGCCGCTCGAG ATCGCGCCGCTCGTCGCGCAGCCGGTCCAGGTCTAAGTCGCGCCCGAAGAGCAAGAGCCCCGCGGCCAAGTCGAGGTCCAGGTCGCGCTCAAA GGACCGCAGTCGCTCCAAATCCCGATCCCGGTCCGCCTCGCGTAGATCCGACCGCCGGTCCGAATCCCGCAAGTCTGCAGACAGGAACGGTCGCTCCTCCCGCTCCAAGTCAAAGTCAAAGTCCAGGTCGCCCAAAGCTGACTCCAA GGAAAGGTCCCGTTCGCGCAGCAAGGAGGCGTCGCCAAAGCGTGACGAAGAACGTCGCGCCAGCAAGTCGCGCTCTCGCTCCCGGTCCCGGTCCCGGTCCCGCGACCGCTCCGGCTCACGCGGCCGCTCCGGGTCCCGCTCCCGCTCCCGCTCCGCCTCGCCCCGACAAAACGGAAACGGCCAAAACCGCGGTAGCACCGATCGCTCCCCTCGTAGCGGAGACTAA
- the B52 gene encoding serine-arginine protein 55 isoform X2, translated as MKKMVGSRVYVGGLPFGVRDRDLEKFFKGFGRIRDILIKNGYGFVEFEDYRDADDAVYELNGKELLGERVSVERARGMPRGSDRWRCRDQPPPPPRRPPPRRDNAGTKSDYNYRYGPPTRTEYRLIVENLSSRISWQDLKDYMRQAGEVTYADAHKQHRNEGVVEFATHSDMRAAIEKLDGTELNGRRIKLVENRRTSRRRSRSSSSRSRSRSRSRDRRRSRSRRSSRSRSRSKSRPKSKSPAAKSRSRSRSKDRSRSKSRSRSASRRSDRRSESRKSADRNGRSSRSKSKSKSRSPKADSKERSRSRSKEASPKRDEERRASKSRSRSRSRSRSRDRSGSRGRSGSRSRSRSASPRQNGNGQNRGSTDRSPRSGD; from the exons ATGAAG AAAATGGTGGGATCCAGGGTGTATGTTGGTGGTCTGCCCTTTGGGGTCAGAGACAGAGATTTGGAGAAATTCTTCAAAGGCTTCGGCAGGATCAGAGATATTCTTATCAAGAATGGTTATGGATTTGtg GAGTTTGAAGACTACAGAGATGCAGATGATGCAGTTTACGAGCTAAATGGAAAAGAACTGCTTGGAGAAAG GGTGTCGGTGGAGCGGGCGCGGGGCATGCCTCGGGGGTCGGACCGCTGGCGCTGCCGCGAccagccgccgccgccgccgcgacGCCCGCCGCCGAGACGCGACAA CGCTGGGACAAAGAG TGACTACAACTATAGATATGGACCGCCGACGCGCACCGAGTATCGACTTATCGTCGAAAATCTGTCTAGCCGCATAAGCTGGCAG GACCTGAAGGATTACATGCGTCAGGCTGGGGAGGTTACCTATGCTGACGCACACAAACAGCACAGAAATGAGGG CGTGGTAGAATTCGCGACGCACTCGGACATGCGCGCGGCAATCGAGAAGCTGGACGGCACGGAGCTGAACGGGCGCCGCATCAAGCTGGTGGAGAACCGCCGCACGTCGCGCCGTCGCAGCCGCTCGTCCTCCTCCCGCAGTCGCTCGCGCTCGCGCTCCCGCGACCGCCGCCGCTCGAG ATCGCGCCGCTCGTCGCGCAGCCGGTCCAGGTCTAAGTCGCGCCCGAAGAGCAAGAGCCCCGCGGCCAAGTCGAGGTCCAGGTCGCGCTCAAA GGACCGCAGTCGCTCCAAATCCCGATCCCGGTCCGCCTCGCGTAGATCCGACCGCCGGTCCGAATCCCGCAAGTCTGCAGACAGGAACGGTCGCTCCTCCCGCTCCAAGTCAAAGTCAAAGTCCAGGTCGCCCAAAGCTGACTCCAA GGAAAGGTCCCGTTCGCGCAGCAAGGAGGCGTCGCCAAAGCGTGACGAAGAACGTCGCGCCAGCAAGTCGCGCTCTCGCTCCCGGTCCCGGTCCCGGTCCCGCGACCGCTCCGGCTCACGCGGCCGCTCCGGGTCCCGCTCCCGCTCCCGCTCCGCCTCGCCCCGACAAAACGGAAACGGCCAAAACCGCGGTAGCACCGATCGCTCCCCTCGTAGCGGAGACTAA
- the B52 gene encoding serine-arginine protein 55 isoform X11, translating into MKKMVGSRVYVGGLPFGVRDRDLEKFFKGFGRIRDILIKNGYGFVEFEDYRDADDAVYELNGKELLGERVSVERARGMPRGSDRWRCRDQPPPPPRRPPPRRDNAGTKSSDYNYRYGPPTRTEYRLIVENLSSRISWQDLKDYMRQAGEVTYADAHKQHRNEGVVEFATHSDMRAAIEKLDGTELNGRRIKLVENRRTSRRRSRSSSSRSRSRSRSRDRRRSRSRRSSRSRSRSKSRPKSKSPAAKSRSRSRSKPTANPRERSRSRSKEASPKRDEERRASKSRSRSRSRSRSRDRSGSRGRSGSRSRSRSASPRQNGNGQNRGSTDRSPRSGD; encoded by the exons ATGAAG AAAATGGTGGGATCCAGGGTGTATGTTGGTGGTCTGCCCTTTGGGGTCAGAGACAGAGATTTGGAGAAATTCTTCAAAGGCTTCGGCAGGATCAGAGATATTCTTATCAAGAATGGTTATGGATTTGtg GAGTTTGAAGACTACAGAGATGCAGATGATGCAGTTTACGAGCTAAATGGAAAAGAACTGCTTGGAGAAAG GGTGTCGGTGGAGCGGGCGCGGGGCATGCCTCGGGGGTCGGACCGCTGGCGCTGCCGCGAccagccgccgccgccgccgcgacGCCCGCCGCCGAGACGCGACAA CGCTGGGACAAAGAG CAGTGACTACAACTATAGATATGGACCGCCGACGCGCACCGAGTATCGACTTATCGTCGAAAATCTGTCTAGCCGCATAAGCTGGCAG GACCTGAAGGATTACATGCGTCAGGCTGGGGAGGTTACCTATGCTGACGCACACAAACAGCACAGAAATGAGGG CGTGGTAGAATTCGCGACGCACTCGGACATGCGCGCGGCAATCGAGAAGCTGGACGGCACGGAGCTGAACGGGCGCCGCATCAAGCTGGTGGAGAACCGCCGCACGTCGCGCCGTCGCAGCCGCTCGTCCTCCTCCCGCAGTCGCTCGCGCTCGCGCTCCCGCGACCGCCGCCGCTCGAG ATCGCGCCGCTCGTCGCGCAGCCGGTCCAGGTCTAAGTCGCGCCCGAAGAGCAAGAGCCCCGCGGCCAAGTCGAGGTCCAGGTCGCGCTCAAA ACCGACCGCCAATCCAAG GGAAAGGTCCCGTTCGCGCAGCAAGGAGGCGTCGCCAAAGCGTGACGAAGAACGTCGCGCCAGCAAGTCGCGCTCTCGCTCCCGGTCCCGGTCCCGGTCCCGCGACCGCTCCGGCTCACGCGGCCGCTCCGGGTCCCGCTCCCGCTCCCGCTCCGCCTCGCCCCGACAAAACGGAAACGGCCAAAACCGCGGTAGCACCGATCGCTCCCCTCGTAGCGGAGACTAA